A window from Flavobacterium sp. 83 encodes these proteins:
- a CDS encoding methylmalonyl-CoA mutase family protein: MEQQKPYIPNNKVRIVTAAALFDGHDAAINIMRRIIQSTGVEVIHLGHDRSVEEVVNTAIQEDANAIAITSYQGGHNEYFKYMYDLLQEKGAGQIKIFGGGGGVILPSEIAELQAYGITRIYAPDDGRAMGLQGMINDLVQQSDYAIGDKLTDEINHLEEKNPKAIARIISSAENFPDVASKTLEAIQKKNENSTIPVLGITGTGGAGKSSLVDELVRRFLIDFPEKTIGLISVDPSKRKTGGALLGDRIRMNAINNPRVYMRSLATRQSNLALSKYVADAIQVIKAANYDIIILETSGIGQSDTEIMDHSDVSLYVMTPEFGAATQLEKIDMLDFADLVAINKFDKRGSLDALRDVKKQYQRNHNLWDADLDTLPVFGTIASQFNDPGMNTLYKAIMDKVHEKTNSDLKSTFQITREMSEKIFVIPPHRTRYLSEIAESNRKYDVTAVSQEQVAQKLYGIFKTIETVAKKTPELNKAGINDDSVLPSALESEKPGVAEDKIFLNLLLNQFDKVKMDLDPYNWEIILTWDEKVNKYKNPVYTFKVRDREIKMATHTESLSHSQIPKIALPKYKAWGDILRWCLQENVPGEFPFTAGLYPFKREGEDPSRMFAGEGGPERTNKRFHYVSAGLPAKRLSTAFDSVTLYGNNPHVRPDIYGKIGNAGVSICCLDDAKKLYSGFDLVHAMTSVSMTINGPAPMLLGFFMNAAIDQQCEFYIKENGLEKEVEAKINKIYAAKGVERPHYQGDLPEGNNGLGLMLLGVTGDQVLPLEVYDEIKARTLSQVRGTVQADILKEDQAQNTCIFSTEFALRLMGDVQEYFITKSVRNFYSVSISGYHIAEAGANPITQLAFTLSNGFTYVEYYLSRGMNINDFGPNLSFFFSNGVDPEYAVIGRVARKIWAKAMKNKYGANERAQMLKYHIQTSGRSLHAQEIDFNDIRTTLQALYAIYDNCNSLHTNAYDEAITTPTEESVRRAMAIQLIINKELGLAKNENPIQGAFIIEELTDLVEAAVLQEFDRITERGGVLGAMETMYQRSKIQEESLYYETLKHTGEFPIIGVNTFLSSKGSPTVIPAEVIRATEEEKQYQIDMLGHLHQSNQDKVKEQLDAIQEAAIKNENLFEHLMEATKVCSLGQITSALFEVGGQYRRNM, translated from the coding sequence TCAAGGAGGACACAACGAATATTTCAAATACATGTACGACTTGCTTCAGGAAAAAGGAGCTGGACAAATTAAAATATTTGGAGGAGGAGGCGGTGTAATTCTTCCTTCAGAAATTGCTGAATTGCAAGCGTACGGAATCACTAGAATTTATGCTCCTGATGACGGTCGTGCTATGGGATTGCAGGGAATGATAAACGATTTAGTACAACAATCTGATTATGCTATTGGAGATAAACTGACGGACGAAATCAATCATCTCGAAGAAAAAAATCCAAAGGCAATTGCAAGAATCATCTCGTCTGCAGAAAATTTTCCAGATGTAGCGTCTAAAACTTTGGAAGCCATCCAAAAAAAGAATGAAAACAGTACGATTCCGGTTCTTGGAATTACAGGAACAGGCGGAGCAGGAAAATCATCTTTGGTGGATGAATTAGTACGTCGTTTTCTAATTGATTTCCCCGAAAAAACAATCGGATTAATATCTGTAGATCCATCCAAACGCAAAACGGGTGGCGCATTATTAGGAGATAGAATCCGAATGAACGCTATTAATAATCCTCGTGTTTACATGCGTTCATTGGCAACAAGACAATCCAATTTGGCTTTATCTAAATATGTTGCCGATGCAATTCAAGTAATTAAAGCGGCAAATTATGATATTATAATTCTGGAAACTTCTGGAATCGGGCAATCAGATACAGAAATTATGGATCATTCTGATGTATCTTTATATGTAATGACACCGGAATTTGGTGCTGCAACCCAATTGGAAAAAATCGACATGCTTGATTTTGCTGATTTGGTAGCGATAAACAAATTCGACAAACGCGGTTCTCTGGATGCATTGAGAGACGTGAAAAAACAATACCAACGCAACCACAATCTGTGGGATGCTGATTTAGATACACTTCCGGTTTTTGGGACAATTGCTTCGCAGTTCAATGACCCAGGAATGAATACGTTGTACAAAGCGATCATGGATAAAGTCCATGAAAAAACAAATTCTGATTTGAAATCAACGTTCCAAATCACGCGTGAAATGAGCGAGAAGATTTTCGTTATTCCACCACACAGAACCCGTTATTTATCTGAAATTGCTGAAAGCAACCGTAAATATGATGTTACTGCGGTAAGCCAAGAACAAGTTGCCCAAAAATTATACGGAATTTTCAAAACGATTGAAACCGTAGCTAAAAAAACTCCTGAGTTAAACAAAGCAGGAATTAATGATGATTCCGTTTTGCCAAGTGCTTTAGAATCGGAGAAACCAGGTGTTGCTGAGGACAAAATCTTTTTGAATCTTTTACTGAATCAGTTTGATAAAGTAAAAATGGATTTGGATCCATACAATTGGGAAATCATTTTGACTTGGGACGAAAAAGTAAACAAGTACAAGAATCCAGTTTATACGTTTAAAGTTCGTGACAGAGAAATAAAAATGGCTACGCATACAGAGTCACTTTCGCATTCTCAAATCCCGAAAATTGCGTTGCCAAAGTACAAAGCTTGGGGAGATATTTTACGCTGGTGTTTGCAGGAAAATGTTCCTGGAGAATTTCCTTTTACCGCAGGATTGTATCCTTTCAAACGCGAAGGAGAAGATCCTTCTCGCATGTTTGCAGGTGAAGGTGGACCGGAAAGAACGAACAAACGTTTTCATTATGTAAGTGCAGGATTACCTGCAAAACGATTGTCGACTGCTTTTGACAGCGTCACTTTATACGGAAACAATCCACACGTACGTCCTGATATTTATGGAAAAATTGGTAATGCCGGAGTTTCTATTTGCTGTTTAGATGATGCTAAAAAACTATATTCTGGTTTCGATTTGGTTCATGCGATGACTTCGGTAAGTATGACTATCAATGGTCCGGCACCAATGTTATTAGGATTTTTCATGAATGCGGCGATTGATCAACAATGTGAGTTTTACATTAAAGAAAATGGTCTTGAAAAAGAAGTTGAAGCCAAAATCAACAAAATATATGCAGCTAAAGGAGTCGAAAGACCACATTATCAAGGCGATTTGCCAGAAGGAAATAACGGCTTAGGTTTGATGCTTTTGGGTGTTACTGGAGACCAGGTTTTACCTTTGGAAGTGTATGACGAAATTAAAGCAAGAACGTTGTCTCAAGTTCGTGGAACTGTTCAGGCAGATATTCTCAAAGAAGACCAAGCACAAAACACTTGTATTTTCTCTACTGAATTTGCCCTACGATTGATGGGTGACGTACAGGAATATTTCATTACTAAGAGTGTTAGAAATTTCTATTCGGTTTCTATTTCAGGATATCACATTGCTGAAGCGGGTGCGAATCCAATTACACAATTGGCTTTCACACTTTCGAATGGTTTCACGTATGTGGAATATTATTTGAGTCGAGGAATGAACATTAATGATTTTGGACCCAATTTATCGTTTTTCTTTTCGAATGGAGTGGATCCGGAATATGCCGTTATTGGTCGTGTAGCGCGTAAAATCTGGGCGAAAGCCATGAAAAATAAATATGGAGCTAACGAACGTGCGCAAATGTTGAAATACCACATTCAAACTTCAGGGCGTTCTTTGCACGCACAGGAAATTGATTTCAATGATATTCGTACGACTTTGCAAGCTTTGTATGCGATTTATGACAACTGTAATTCATTGCATACCAATGCGTATGATGAAGCAATCACAACACCTACGGAAGAGTCAGTGCGTCGTGCAATGGCAATTCAGTTGATTATCAATAAAGAATTAGGTCTTGCCAAAAATGAAAATCCAATTCAGGGAGCTTTCATTATCGAAGAATTGACAGATTTAGTGGAAGCAGCGGTTTTACAGGAATTTGACAGAATTACCGAACGTGGTGGCGTGCTTGGTGCTATGGAAACCATGTACCAACGTTCTAAAATTCAAGAAGAAAGCTTGTATTATGAAACATTGAAACATACAGGTGAATTCCCAATTATTGGTGTGAATACATTCTTGAGTTCCAAGGGTTCTCCAACGGTAATTCCAGCCGAAGTTATTCGTGCCACCGAAGAAGAAAAACAATACCAAATTGATATGTTGGGTCATTTGCACCAGTCGAATCAAGATAAAGTTAAGGAGCAATTGGATGCAATTCAGGAGGCAGCCATTAAAAACGAAAACTTATTTGAACATTTAATGGAAGCGACAAAAGTTTGTTCTTTAGGTCAAATAACATCCGCTTTATTTGAAGTAGGGGGGCAGTATAGAAGAAATATGTAA
- a CDS encoding T9SS type A sorting domain-containing protein yields the protein MKKSTIFEFFDVLTSKIISCFITKNIVSELNFIKFNERGSIDCLSKSQKNRWRHWFFLPFILIIILMTGYTVNAQNIQGIIPVQHPITGSGVDGDAWAHEPIGTKYENIGDLFDKLYNGTTHAINHGVLNLSNGQLLYPGETFFLQDRYVNDLTIFTLSNKINDNPNTYTWGAGSSPNKNEIQNAGAHFSYGDASVIGGVIGADGNFVAGTSKAGDPNDLWCLFAGDRQVTNGSSYIDFEFLQKSLKITGATFGPLDPATGTAPITGGSGGFTTEGTQGGRTVGDILVTIEFTQGGGAANVVIQKWTEISIGVYQYVVVPNDGVGIIGNIYCTNNNVTTTVPFDAYGTNPGTYVPNQWAEGAINLSQVFKATNNPCLVLSTLFIRTRSSGNSEQSELKDFPGAPIQLNLDLTPNANAGADKELTCTTTSIALSGSSTTAGATFAWVASNGGHIVSGANTATPTVDTAGTYTLTVTSSANPLCSGTDVVLVTLNNTPPNVDAGADKVLTCTTTSIALSGSSTTAGATFAWIASNGGVIDSGATTATPTVSHSGTYTLTVTNPANGCTATDVALVTLNNTSPNVNAGADKVLTCTTTSIALSGSSTTAGATFAWVASNGGVIDSGATTATPTVSHSGTYTLTVTNPANGCTATDVALVTLDASLPNAAAGADKVLTCTTTSIALSGSSTTAGATFAWIASNGGVIDSGATTATPTVSHSGTYTLTVTNPANGCTATDVALVTLNNTPPNVDAGADKVLTCTTTSIALSGSSTTAGATFAWIASNGGVIDSGATTATPTVSHSGTYTLTVTNPANGCTATDVALVTLNNTPPNVDAGADKVLTCTTTSIALSGSSTTAGATFAWIASNGGVIDSGATTATPTVSHSGTYTLTVTNPANGCTATDVALVTLNNTPPNVNAGADKVLTCTTTSIALSGSSTTAGATFAWVASNGGVIDSGATTATPTVSHSGTYTLTVTNPANGCTATDVALVTLNNTPPNVDAGADKVLTCTTTSIALSGSSTTAGATFAWIASNGGVIDSGATTATPTVSHSGTYTLTVTNPANGCTATDVALVTLNNTPPNVDAGADKVLTCTTTSIALSGSSTTAGATFAWIASNGGVIDSGATTATPTVSHSGTYTLTVTNPANGCTATDVALVTLNNTPPNVDAGADKVLTCTTTSIALSGSSTTAGATFAWIASNGGVIDSGATTATPTVSHSGTYTLTVTNPANGCTATDVALVTLNNTPPNVNAGADKVLTCTTTSIALSGSSTTAGATFAWIASNGGVIDSGATTATPTVSHSGTYTLTVTNPANGCTATDVALVTLNNTPPNVDAGADKVLTCTTTSIALSGSSTTAGATFAWIASNGGVIDSGATTATPTVSHSGTYTLTVTNPANGCTATDVALVTLNNTPPNVNAGADKVLTCTTTSIALSGSSTTAGATFAWVASNGGVIDSGATTATPTVSHSGTYTLTVTNPANGCTATDVALVTLNNTPPNVDAGADKVLTCTTTSIALSGSSTTAGATFAWIASNGGVIDSGATTATPTVSHSGTYTLTVTNPANGCTATDVALVTLNNTPPNAAAGDDVQIACGKTNATLSGSSSTPNVSFSWLASNGGHIVSGADTATPVVDHDGTYTLTVTSLTNGCTATDVVLVTTQICAKALCTYTQGYYGNLGGMSCAPDMDGNFGKYTTIDLIQRALASYGGTMTIGLTGHSVIITNTVTDINAIIDILPGGGSSYVLTGNYSISALPSSYLKNGRINNTLLAQTITLGLNIGINGALSNFVLQGGMLVTAAPEGGCGSDIPKERKCIYDQYGNLTNVINEYQYNSIDANVVAALNGNPTVQGLFELANKALGGGDVNGLSLTSIADVVDKINNAFDGCKIFMGYDVPKCPSSTTVSSIAPMESTTSKVGFDAYPVPFKDQLTIKYKFDYVSDVKIDVFNAQGISILSKADSNSYLNKEVTLNLNVKKGQEQVYVVKVTTNQGSSVKKVMSSK from the coding sequence ATGAAAAAGAGTACAATTTTCGAGTTTTTCGATGTTCTAACCAGCAAAATAATTAGTTGCTTTATAACGAAAAACATTGTTTCTGAATTAAATTTTATAAAATTTAATGAAAGAGGTTCAATTGATTGTTTGTCAAAATCGCAAAAAAACCGTTGGCGACATTGGTTCTTTTTGCCCTTTATTTTGATAATAATTTTGATGACGGGTTATACGGTTAATGCCCAGAATATTCAAGGTATTATTCCGGTGCAACATCCCATTACTGGTTCTGGTGTTGACGGCGATGCTTGGGCTCATGAACCTATCGGTACTAAATATGAAAATATAGGTGATTTGTTTGATAAGCTGTATAATGGTACTACACATGCTATTAATCATGGCGTGCTTAATTTATCAAATGGTCAGCTTCTTTATCCTGGCGAAACCTTTTTCTTGCAGGATCGTTATGTAAATGATTTAACAATTTTTACACTCTCCAATAAGATAAATGATAATCCTAATACCTATACTTGGGGCGCAGGATCTTCACCTAACAAAAATGAAATTCAAAATGCAGGTGCTCATTTTAGTTATGGAGATGCTTCCGTTATAGGTGGTGTAATTGGTGCAGATGGAAATTTTGTTGCTGGTACTAGTAAAGCTGGAGATCCCAACGATTTGTGGTGTCTTTTTGCGGGTGACCGTCAGGTGACTAATGGTAGCAGTTATATTGATTTCGAATTTTTGCAAAAATCCTTAAAAATTACCGGTGCTACTTTTGGTCCTTTAGATCCCGCAACTGGTACAGCCCCAATTACTGGTGGTAGCGGAGGATTTACTACTGAAGGAACTCAAGGAGGTCGTACAGTAGGTGATATTTTGGTCACTATAGAATTCACACAAGGTGGAGGAGCTGCTAATGTTGTGATTCAAAAATGGACAGAAATAAGCATAGGGGTGTATCAATACGTAGTGGTTCCAAACGATGGTGTTGGTATTATTGGTAATATCTATTGTACTAATAACAACGTAACGACTACAGTTCCCTTTGATGCTTACGGAACTAATCCGGGTACTTATGTTCCTAACCAATGGGCAGAAGGAGCTATCAATCTATCACAAGTTTTCAAAGCTACTAATAATCCTTGTTTAGTACTTAGTACCTTATTTATAAGAACACGTTCCTCTGGAAATTCAGAACAATCGGAGTTGAAAGATTTTCCCGGGGCTCCTATTCAATTGAATTTGGATTTGACTCCAAATGCAAATGCGGGTGCTGATAAAGAATTGACTTGTACCACAACTTCAATTGCTCTAAGCGGTTCTTCTACAACCGCAGGTGCTACATTTGCTTGGGTAGCCAGCAATGGAGGTCATATCGTTTCGGGAGCTAATACAGCTACCCCAACGGTGGATACCGCTGGTACATATACTTTAACAGTTACCAGTTCCGCTAATCCTTTATGTTCAGGGACAGATGTAGTCTTAGTAACCTTAAACAATACGCCACCAAATGTAGATGCTGGAGCCGATAAAGTGTTGACTTGTACCACAACTTCAATCGCTTTAAGCGGAAGTTCCACAACAGCTGGAGCAACATTTGCTTGGATTGCCTCTAATGGCGGAGTTATTGATTCTGGTGCTACAACAGCAACACCAACAGTAAGTCATTCAGGAACGTATACATTAACGGTTACTAATCCTGCTAATGGTTGTACTGCAACTGATGTGGCTTTGGTGACTTTAAACAATACGTCACCAAATGTAAATGCCGGAGCCGATAAAGTGTTGACTTGTACCACAACTTCAATCGCTTTAAGCGGAAGTTCCACAACAGCTGGAGCAACATTTGCTTGGGTCGCCTCAAATGGCGGAGTTATTGATTCTGGTGCTACAACAGCAACACCAACAGTAAGTCATTCAGGAACGTATACATTAACGGTTACTAATCCTGCCAATGGTTGCACTGCAACTGACGTAGCTTTGGTTACACTTGACGCTTCTTTACCAAATGCTGCTGCAGGAGCCGATAAAGTGTTGACTTGTACCACAACTTCAATCGCTTTAAGCGGAAGTTCCACAACAGCTGGAGCAACATTTGCTTGGATTGCCTCAAATGGCGGAGTTATTGATTCTGGTGCTACAACAGCAACACCAACAGTAAGTCATTCAGGAACGTATACATTAACGGTTACTAATCCTGCCAATGGTTGTACAGCAACTGATGTGGCTTTGGTGACTTTAAACAATACGCCACCAAATGTAGATGCTGGAGCCGATAAAGTCTTGACTTGTACCACAACTTCAATTGCTTTAAGCGGAAGTTCCACAACAGCTGGAGCAACATTTGCTTGGATTGCGTCTAATGGCGGAGTTATTGATTCTGGTGCTACAACAGCAACACCAACAGTAAGTCATTCAGGAACGTATACATTAACGGTTACTAATCCTGCCAATGGTTGTACAGCAACTGATGTGGCTTTGGTGACTTTAAACAATACGCCACCAAATGTAGATGCTGGAGCCGATAAAGTCTTGACTTGTACCACAACTTCAATTGCTTTAAGCGGAAGTTCCACAACAGCTGGAGCAACATTTGCTTGGATTGCCTCTAATGGCGGAGTTATTGATTCTGGTGCTACAACAGCAACACCAACAGTAAGTCATTCAGGAACGTATACATTAACGGTTACTAATCCTGCCAATGGTTGTACTGCAACTGATGTGGCTTTGGTAACTTTAAACAATACGCCACCAAATGTAAATGCCGGAGCCGATAAAGTGTTGACTTGTACCACAACTTCAATTGCTTTAAGCGGAAGTTCCACAACAGCTGGAGCAACATTTGCTTGGGTCGCCTCAAATGGCGGAGTTATTGATTCTGGTGCTACAACAGCAACACCAACAGTAAGTCATTCAGGAACGTATACATTAACGGTTACTAATCCTGCCAATGGTTGTACTGCAACTGATGTGGCTTTGGTGACTTTAAACAATACGCCACCAAATGTAGATGCTGGAGCCGATAAAGTGTTGACTTGTACCACAACTTCAATTGCTTTAAGCGGAAGTTCCACAACAGCTGGAGCAACATTTGCTTGGATTGCCTCAAATGGCGGAGTTATTGATTCTGGTGCTACAACAGCAACACCAACAGTAAGTCATTCAGGAACGTATACATTAACGGTTACTAATCCTGCCAATGGTTGTACTGCAACTGATGTGGCTTTGGTGACTTTAAACAATACGCCACCAAATGTAGATGCTGGAGCCGATAAAGTCTTGACTTGTACCACAACTTCAATTGCTTTAAGCGGAAGTTCCACAACAGCTGGAGCAACATTTGCTTGGATTGCGTCTAATGGCGGAGTTATTGATTCTGGTGCTACAACAGCAACACCAACAGTAAGTCATTCAGGAACGTATACATTAACGGTTACTAATCCTGCCAATGGTTGTACAGCAACTGATGTGGCTTTGGTGACTTTAAACAATACGCCACCAAATGTAGATGCAGGAGCCGATAAAGTCTTGACTTGTACCACAACTTCAATTGCTTTAAGCGGAAGTTCCACAACAGCTGGAGCAACATTTGCTTGGATTGCCTCTAATGGCGGAGTTATTGATTCTGGTGCTACAACAGCAACACCAACAGTAAGTCATTCAGGAACGTATACATTAACGGTTACTAATCCTGCCAATGGTTGTACTGCAACTGATGTGGCTTTGGTGACTTTAAACAATACGCCACCAAATGTAAATGCCGGAGCCGATAAAGTCTTGACTTGTACCACAACTTCAATTGCTTTAAGCGGAAGTTCCACAACAGCTGGAGCAACATTTGCTTGGATTGCGTCTAATGGCGGAGTTATTGATTCTGGTGCTACAACAGCAACACCAACAGTAAGTCATTCAGGAACGTATACATTAACGGTTACTAATCCTGCCAATGGTTGTACAGCAACTGATGTGGCTTTGGTGACTTTAAACAATACGCCACCAAATGTAGATGCAGGAGCCGATAAAGTCTTGACTTGTACCACAACTTCAATTGCTTTAAGCGGAAGTTCCACAACAGCTGGAGCAACATTTGCTTGGATTGCCTCTAATGGCGGAGTTATTGATTCTGGTGCTACAACAGCAACACCAACAGTAAGTCATTCAGGAACGTATACATTAACGGTTACTAATCCTGCCAATGGTTGTACTGCAACTGATGTGGCTTTGGTGACTTTAAACAATACGCCACCAAATGTAAATGCCGGAGCCGATAAAGTGTTGACTTGTACCACAACTTCAATTGCTTTAAGCGGAAGTTCCACAACAGCTGGAGCAACATTTGCTTGGGTCGCCTCAAATGGCGGAGTTATTGATTCTGGTGCTACAACAGCAACACCAACAGTAAGTCATTCAGGAACGTATACATTAACGGTTACTAATCCTGCCAATGGTTGTACAGCAACTGATGTGGCTTTGGTGACTTTAAACAATACGCCACCAAATGTAGATGCTGGAGCCGATAAAGTGTTGACTTGTACCACAACTTCAATCGCTTTAAGCGGAAGTTCCACAACAGCTGGAGCAACATTTGCTTGGATTGCCTCAAATGGCGGAGTTATTGATTCTGGTGCTACAACAGCAACACCAACAGTAAGTCATTCAGGAACGTATACATTAACGGTTACTAATCCTGCCAATGGTTGTACTGCAACTGACGTGGCTTTGGTGACTTTAAATAATACACCCCCAAATGCTGCTGCAGGAGATGATGTTCAGATTGCGTGTGGTAAAACTAATGCAACACTTTCAGGATCTTCAAGTACTCCAAATGTTAGTTTTTCTTGGTTAGCCAGTAATGGTGGTCACATCGTTTCCGGAGCTGACACAGCTACTCCAGTAGTAGATCATGATGGTACTTACACATTGACTGTGACAAGTTTGACTAATGGTTGTACTGCTACTGATGTGGTTCTTGTTACAACGCAAATTTGTGCAAAAGCTTTATGTACTTATACTCAAGGGTATTATGGAAATCTAGGAGGCATGTCATGTGCACCTGATATGGATGGTAATTTTGGGAAATACACTACTATCGATCTTATACAAAGAGCTTTAGCGTCCTATGGAGGAACTATGACTATAGGTTTAACTGGACATTCTGTGATAATTACTAATACAGTAACTGATATAAACGCTATAATAGACATTCTTCCTGGAGGTGGTAGCAGTTATGTATTAACAGGTAATTATTCCATAAGTGCATTACCTAGCAGTTATTTGAAAAATGGAAGAATCAATAATACTTTATTGGCTCAAACCATAACTTTAGGTCTTAATATAGGTATAAACGGTGCCTTGAGTAATTTTGTATTGCAAGGAGGAATGTTGGTAACTGCTGCTCCAGAAGGAGGATGTGGTTCAGATATTCCAAAAGAGCGGAAATGTATTTATGATCAATATGGTAATCTTACCAATGTGATTAATGAATATCAATACAATTCTATCGATGCCAATGTTGTTGCTGCCTTAAATGGTAATCCAACAGTTCAAGGATTATTTGAATTAGCTAATAAAGCTTTGGGCGGAGGAGATGTAAATGGATTGTCACTTACTAGTATTGCTGACGTTGTTGATAAAATCAATAATGCTTTTGATGGTTGTAAAATATTTATGGGCTATGATGTTCCAAAATGTCCAAGTTCAACAACCGTATCTTCAATTGCACCGATGGAATCTACAACTTCAAAAGTAGGTTTTGATGCTTATCCTGTGCCATTTAAAGATCAACTTACTATTAAATATAAATTTGATTATGTATCTGATGTAAAAATTGATGTTTTTAATGCACAAGGTATTTCAATACTTTCAAAAGCAGATTCCAATAGTTATTTAAACAAAGAAGTTACTTTGAATCTTAATGTGAAAAAAGGGCAGGAGCAAGTTTATGTTGTTAAAGTGACTACTAATCAAGGAAGTAGTGTTAAGAAAGTAATGTCTTCTAAATAG
- a CDS encoding TerC family protein, whose product MLVWISFLAAVLLFLSLDLGVFNKTPHIISSKEAGKWTAIWVTLSFLFSGVIYWLYGNNYISNPDGLKPIAASMKFITGYLIELSLSVDNIFVIAIIFSAFKIPKKYQHRVLFWGILGAILFRGLMIYFGVLLINKFSWTTYLFGAFLVYTAIQMLFTGEDDKFEPKKSFVYKSLKKLMPISNHMDDEHFFVKRRHITAATPLFVALVVIEVMDVVFALDSVPAILAITNDPFLVFSSNIFAILGLRSMYFFLANMLEKFAHLEYSLIAILTFVGLKMLLHDFIEMPEWVSLAFIAVSLLIGIIISIKMSPKEVVEDEI is encoded by the coding sequence ATGCTTGTCTGGATATCATTTTTAGCTGCTGTATTACTATTTCTCTCTCTTGATTTAGGTGTTTTTAACAAAACACCACATATTATCAGCTCTAAAGAAGCGGGTAAATGGACCGCTATTTGGGTAACATTATCTTTTCTGTTTTCTGGAGTAATCTATTGGCTATACGGTAATAATTACATTTCAAATCCGGATGGATTAAAACCAATAGCTGCATCGATGAAATTCATAACGGGATATTTGATTGAATTATCCCTTAGTGTTGACAATATATTTGTAATAGCCATAATTTTTTCTGCCTTTAAAATACCTAAAAAATACCAACATCGGGTTTTGTTTTGGGGAATATTAGGAGCGATTCTTTTTAGAGGCCTAATGATTTATTTTGGAGTTTTACTTATCAATAAATTTTCTTGGACTACGTATCTATTTGGAGCATTCTTGGTTTATACAGCAATTCAAATGTTATTCACCGGAGAAGATGATAAATTTGAACCAAAAAAATCTTTCGTTTACAAAAGTCTGAAGAAACTGATGCCTATCTCCAATCATATGGACGATGAACATTTCTTTGTAAAAAGAAGGCATATTACTGCAGCAACTCCGCTATTTGTCGCATTGGTAGTTATTGAGGTCATGGATGTTGTCTTTGCACTCGATAGCGTACCAGCGATTTTAGCAATCACTAACGATCCTTTTCTAGTTTTTAGTTCTAATATTTTTGCTATATTAGGCTTACGCTCCATGTATTTCTTTTTGGCCAATATGCTAGAAAAATTTGCCCATTTAGAATATAGCCTTATTGCTATTTTAACTTTTGTGGGACTCAAAATGTTACTACACGATTTTATCGAAATGCCTGAATGGGTATCATTAGCTTTTATTGCAGTATCACTTTTAATTGGAATAATTATCTCTATAAAAATGAGTCCAAAAGAAGTTGTTGAAGATGAGATTTAA